The Candidatus Paracaedimonas acanthamoebae sequence ATTTTTAATATTTTGAATAATTATGTCAGCACATACACTGAGTTAGAGGTTTTAGATATTTTTGCAGGCTCTGGAGCTTTAGGATTAGAAGCTTTATCCCGTGGTGCATCCTCAGCAAATTTTATTGAAATTGATCGAGAGGCTATTCATATAATTTATGAAAATATCGCCCATCTGAAAGTAGATGATATTTGTAAGGTTTCACGCCTCGATGCTAGACGCCTTCCAATTGCCTATAAAAAATTTGACCTGATATTTATGGATGCTCCTTATAACAAAGAGCTTACAGAGAAAGCATTAAAAGAGCTTTTTGAAAAAGCATGGATAGCTCCAAATGCCTTATTCATCATCGAAACATCTATTAATGAACTTCCTTCTTTCCCTTCTTATCTAACTCTTCTAAATGAGCGCCATATCGGGCTTGCAAGAGTTTTTCTCTTAAAATTTTCATCGTTGCAATAAGCGCACAGTTTATTTGCCTAAAG is a genomic window containing:
- the rsmD gene encoding 16S rRNA (guanine(966)-N(2))-methyltransferase RsmD — encoded protein: MRVIAGSYKGYNLKVPNTLKTRPTSDRARETIFNILNNYVSTYTELEVLDIFAGSGALGLEALSRGASSANFIEIDREAIHIIYENIAHLKVDDICKVSRLDARRLPIAYKKFDLIFMDAPYNKELTEKALKELFEKAWIAPNALFIIETSINELPSFPSYLTLLNERHIGLARVFLLKFSSLQ